The Episyrphus balteatus chromosome 4, idEpiBalt1.1, whole genome shotgun sequence genome includes a window with the following:
- the LOC129919772 gene encoding actin-related protein 2/3 complex subunit 4 — MAATLKPYLTAVRHTLTAAMCLTNFSSQVVERHNKPEVEVRSSKELVLTPVVISRNERERVLIETSVNSVRVSIAVKQADEIEKILCHKFTRFMMRRAESFVILRRKPIEGYDISFLITNFHTEQMYKHKLVDFVIHFMEEIDKEISEMKLAVNARARICSEEFLKRF, encoded by the coding sequence atggctGCAACTTTAAAACCATATTTAACTGCCGTGCGTCACACCCTAACCGCCGCAATGTGTTTGACCAATTTCTCATCACAAGTTGTCGAACGCCACAACAAACCCGAAGTCGAAGTTCGTAGCAGTAAAGAGCTTGTCCTCACGCCCGTCGTTATCTCCCGCAACGAAAGAGAACGAGTATTAATCGAAACCAGTGTCAATTCCGTACGCGTTAGCATTGCCGTCAAACAAGCCGATGAAATCGAGAAAATCCTTTGCCACAAATTCACCCGATTTATGATGAGAAGAGCCGAGAGCTTTGTGATTTTGCGAAGAAAACCAATCGAAGGCTACGACATTAGCTTCTTAATCACCAACTTCCATACTGAGCAGATGTACAAACATAAGCTTGTTGATTTTGTCATTCATTTTATGGAAGAAATCGATAAGGAGATAAGTGAAATGAAGCTTGCTGTTAATGCCCGAGCACGTATTTGCTCGGAGGAATTCTTGAAGCGATTCTAA